The genomic segment TGACCGGCGCTCCCAATATCGCTGTCGGGCAAAAGGTCGCACTCGCCCTCGCTGGCGCCAAGCTCTACGACGGGCACAGCGCCGAACCACGCCTCATCACGCTCAAGCCAGCCACCATTCGCGGGGTCCGCTCCGAGGGAATGGTCTGTTCGGAAAAGGAGCTGGGGCTCTCGGACGAGCACGAGGGGATCATGGTGCTCGATCCTGACGCTCCGGTGGGCACACCGCTCCGGGACTATCTCGGCGACGAGATTCTCGAAATCGCGATCACACCCAATCGGGTCGACGCCTTCTCGATTATCGGTATCGCACGGGAAGTCGCAGCGCTCACCGGTGCACCTTTGCATATACCACCCTTGGCACCACTCGAGGCACCGATCGATCCCACCCTCGCGACGATCGAGGCGCCCGATCTCTGCTATCGGTTCGTTGGCGTCGCCTTGGAAGGGATTCGCGTCGCCCCTTCGCCCTGGTGGCTTCGCCGACGTTTGCAGCTCGTCGGCATCCGGCCGATCAACAACGTCGTCGACGTCACCAACTACGTCATGGTGGAGTGGGGACAACCGCAGCACGCGTTCGACCGTGCGCGTCTCAAAGGCAATCGGATCGTCGTCCGGCGCGCCCGACCAGGTGAAGCGATCGAGACACTCGACCACGTACAGCGGACGCTCACCGCTGACACCCTAGTGATCGCAGATGCCGAGCGGCCAGTCGGGATCGCTGGTGTCATAGGTGGTCTCGACAGCGAGATCACCGACGAGACGACGAGCGTGTTGCTCGAGACCGCAAACTTCGACATGCTCAGCATCCGTCGCACCGCACGGGTACAGCGCCTACGGACCGAAGCATCGGCACGCTTCGAACGCGGTCTCGATCCGAACCTGTGCTGGCCAGCTGCCCAGCGTGCTGTTTACCTCCTGAACGAACTGATCCCGACTTGCCGCGTGGTCTCGATCGTCGATCACTATCCCTCCCCGCGCCTTCCCCGTCGCATCGAAATGCCGCGGACGGAGATTCCGCGCTTGCTCGGCGTGGACTATCCCGATGAGGAGATCCGCAGTGTCTTCGAGCGGCTCGGATTTTCGGTCGAAATCCAGCCGTCAGCCTCCCGCCCGCTCTGGGTCGTCGAAGTTCCGACCTACCGGAGCGATGTCACGATCCCAGCCGATCTCGTCGAAGAGGTTGCCCGTGTGATCGGTTACGACACGTTGCCGGAGCGCCTGCCCGTCGGCCAGACCGTACCGGTGGAAATCGACCCCGAGCTTCGGCTCGTGCGGCAGCTCCAGAACGGCTTCGTCGCAGCTGGCCTCCACGAGGTCATCACCTATCCCATGGTCGACGATGTGAGTCTCCGAAGCCTCTCGAGTTCCGGTAGCGAGCTTCCGGAACGACTCGGTTTCTACGCCCGACCCGACCGCGACTTCGTCCGCGCTCGCAACCCGATCCGTCCGGAATGGTCGGTCATGCGGCCGACGCTCGTCGCGACCCTCCTCCGTAATGCGGCGGAACAACTCAAGTTCAACGACGCAGTCGCTGTGTTCGAGACCGGTAAAGTCTATCTGCCGCGGGATCGCGACGAATTACCGGACGAACGGCGCGCTGTCGGGTGCCTCCTAGCCGGTCTCGCCACGCTGCGCGATCTGTATCACGAGGAACGGCCGGTCGACTTCTTCGACCTGAAGGGTGTGCTCGAAGAGGTGTTGCCACGCATCGGTGCTCGGTCGATCGCCTTCCGTCCGATTCGCCATCCCAGCTTGCATCCGGGACGCAGCGCTGAGATCGTGTATCGCGACCAGCCGATCGGCATCGTCGGTGAGGTGCTCATGACAGTCAGCGAACGGTTCGGCATCGCTCCCCAGCACCGGGTCGTCGTAGCGGAGTTGGATATCCCGACCTTGCTCGCACTCGGTCTCGACTCTGTTTCGATTCGCCCTGTCTCGCGGTATCAGCCGGTCGAACAAGACTTCGCGATCGTCGTCGACGAGGCAACTCCTGCCGCCGAGGTCGAAGCGGCGATCCGAGCGGGTGCTGGCCCACTCGCTGTGGCCATACGACTCTTCGATGTCTACCGCGGTCCAGCGATTCCGGAAGGGAAGAAGAGTCTCGCTTTCCGCGTCATCTTTTCGGCACCAGACCGGGCCTTGAGCGACGAGGAGATTCAGCGCCTGCGCGAGCGGATCGAACAACACGTTCGGCGACGCGTCAAGGGAGAGTTTCGCCGGTGACCGCGAACCAGTCGTCCGACCTCCTCCAGCCGCTCGAGCGGTTGCGCGGCATGCACGACGTGGGGCCGGAGCGATTCCGCCGCCGGCAGCGTGTTCTTCGGCGTATCCAGCACGTCATCGAGCGGCACGGCTACGAATTCGTCGAAACGCCCATTCTCGAGCCGACCGAGCTCTTTCTGAGAAAGGCTGGGCCGGAGCGGATCGCGCAACTGTACGCATTCACGTTCCGGAATCGCGATATCGCCCTGCGGCCCGAGCACACGGCCTCGATTCTTCGCTACTACATCGATGCGCGCCAGAACGACCCGCTCCCCCTCCGGTTAGCGTATGCCGGCCCAGTTTTCCGCTACGAGCGTCCCCAGGCCGGTCGCACCCGGCAATTCACCGAGATCGGTTGCGAGCTCCTCGGTGCACCGGGAGCGAGCGGTGATGCGGAAATCATCCACCTTGCCAGTGAGATTCTCGAGTCGCTGGGCATCAGACCGCGGATCGTCATCGGTCATGTCGGCATCGTCCTCGACTATCTTCAGCGTCTCCCGCTTCGCCAGCGGGCCCGGGATTGGTTGCTCTGGTCGATGGAGCGACTCCGCAAGGGACAGGAGGTCGATCTGGAAAAGGACCTGCCTGGTCTGACAGGCGGCAGTACTGTCGCGCAGTTATCGCGCGAGCTCAGCGAGAAACTTGCACCGCTCGACCGCGCTGAACTCGAGCGACTGGTCCTTGCGCTCCTTCGCGAGGTCGGCCTCCAGGTTACGAGCGGTTCCCGCACACCCGACGAAATCGTGCGCGGCGTGCTCGCCAAACTGGAGCGGAGTACCGATACCGAAACCCTCCGACGGGGCTACGCCTTCGCCCGCGAACTCGCGGGTCTCAACGGAACGCCCGACAGTGTCCTCCCGGAGCTGCACCGCTTGATCGAGCGTTACGCGCTGGATCCCGAGCCACTCCGACAGATCGACCAACTGCTCACGCTGCTCGCTGGCTACGGCATCACGACGGATCGCATCGAACTCGCTCCGGGCATGGCACGCGGACTTCACTACTACACCGGCATTCTATTCGAAATCTATCCTGAGGGCGATGGAGACCTCCAGCTGTGCGGCGGCGGCCGCTACGATGACCTCGCCCAACTGCTCGGTGCACGCAGTCCCTTGCCGGCTTGTGGTTTCGCTGGCGGCATCGAGCGTATCGCCGATGCAGCGACGCTCACCAATCCACCAGCTATTCCGCGCCTGCTGGTCATGGCGACCACCGTCGATGCCCTCCCGCAGGCGGAACGCGTGGCGGAGCAGCTTCGCGCCCAAGGAGCGATCGTCGAACTCGACGTCCGGCAGCGGTCGTTGAGTGCCAACCGCCGCTATGCTCGACGCCGTGGCATCCATCGGCTCATCGTCGTCGACTTGTCAGGTACCGTCGAAGAAATCGATCTCCTCCAGGGCAGGGCCGGCGATGGGTGAACCGCTGCGTCTCACGATCGCATCCAAGGGTTCCTATGAGGAAGCGACGCTTCGTTTCCTCGAAAGTGCCGGCCTGAGCGTTTGGCGTCCGAATCCGCGTCAGTACGTCGGTCGCCTCTCCGGAATCGATGGCGTCGAGGTTCTGTTCCAACGGACCGCCGATATTGTCCACCAGGTCGCGAGCGGTGGCGCCGACCTCGGCATTACCGGGTACGACCTCGTGGCAGAACTGGCCGGGGATGATCCGAACGTGCTCGTGGTCATCGACGATCTGGGATTCCGCCGCTGCGAGCTGGTGCTCGCTGTTCCAGAGAGCTGGCTCGACATCACGACGATTTCCGATCTCGCTGACCTCGCTGTGGAGTGGAAGCGACAGGGTCGGACCTTGCGCGTTGCGACGAAGTTCCCCAATTTGACGCGCGAATTCCTCTTGCGGAACGGTGTGAACTACTTCACGCTCGTCGAAGGGCACGGAGCACTCGAAGTGGCTCCGGCACTCGGCTACGCCGATCTTATCGCTGACCTCACCGAAACCGGTGTCACGCTGCGCGAGAACCGGCTCCGCGTGCTCGAAGGCGGCGTGATCCTGCGTGCACAAGCATGCCTCATCGCGTGCCGCCGGACACTGCGTCAGGCGCCAGAGAAGCTCGAACGCGCACGGTTGATCATTGAGATGCTCGAAGCGCGGCTCCGTTCTCGGCGCTATCGCCTCATCACTGCCAACGTACAAGGACGCGATGAGGACGAGGTCGTCCGGCACGTCACCGCTCATGTCGCCACGACTGGTGAACTCGGGCCGACCGTGGCTCGTGTCTATCCGAAGTCCGGCGACACGCGGTGTGGCTGGTACGAGGTCACGATCATCGTTCCGGCTCATCTCCTGATGCAGGCCGTCGATCATCTCCGCTTGGCTGGGAGCACCGGCATTACCGTCACATCACCGGACTACGTCTTCGATTCCCGATCGCACGCGTACGAGCGGCTCCGTCGCGCTTTGGAGGAACCCGTATGACGATCGCCATCCGCTGGTTCGAAGACCTCGCCGAAGCAGAGCGCTGGCTGGTTCGCCCGAGGCAGCTGCCGACCGAAGTCCCGGAACCCGTTCGGGAACGAATCCGCGATGTCTTCGGTGAGGAGCTTTCTCCCTTGCACGTCGTCGAGCGTATCCTGCAAGCCGTCCGCGAACGCGGTGACGAGGCGCTCCGCCAGTTCACCCTGGCGTTCGATGGTTGCCGCCTCGAGGAGCTGCGCGTCTCGGAGGAGGAGTTCGCACTCTCCCGTGACTCTGTATCAGCTGACGTGCTGGAGGCGCTGCGCTTCGCGCGCGAGCGGATCGAACGCTTCCACCGGCGGACGCTGCGGCACTCGTGGATCGAGTTCGACCGCGAGGGCGCGCTCGGGCAGCTGATCCGGCCCGTCGAATGCGTCGGTATCTACGTGCCGGGGGGACGAGCACCATTACCATCGTCGCTCTTGATGACCGCGATTCCAGCCCAGATCGCCGGTGTCCGTGAAATCATCGTCTGCACTCCACCAGGGCG from the Thermomicrobium sp. 4228-Ro genome contains:
- the pheT gene encoding phenylalanine--tRNA ligase subunit beta, which encodes MKVPMRWLRELVATDLTADDLAERLTLAGLEVEAIERIGAHWDNIFVGVVERIEPHPNADRLVLATVAAGVHRLTVVTGAPNIAVGQKVALALAGAKLYDGHSAEPRLITLKPATIRGVRSEGMVCSEKELGLSDEHEGIMVLDPDAPVGTPLRDYLGDEILEIAITPNRVDAFSIIGIAREVAALTGAPLHIPPLAPLEAPIDPTLATIEAPDLCYRFVGVALEGIRVAPSPWWLRRRLQLVGIRPINNVVDVTNYVMVEWGQPQHAFDRARLKGNRIVVRRARPGEAIETLDHVQRTLTADTLVIADAERPVGIAGVIGGLDSEITDETTSVLLETANFDMLSIRRTARVQRLRTEASARFERGLDPNLCWPAAQRAVYLLNELIPTCRVVSIVDHYPSPRLPRRIEMPRTEIPRLLGVDYPDEEIRSVFERLGFSVEIQPSASRPLWVVEVPTYRSDVTIPADLVEEVARVIGYDTLPERLPVGQTVPVEIDPELRLVRQLQNGFVAAGLHEVITYPMVDDVSLRSLSSSGSELPERLGFYARPDRDFVRARNPIRPEWSVMRPTLVATLLRNAAEQLKFNDAVAVFETGKVYLPRDRDELPDERRAVGCLLAGLATLRDLYHEERPVDFFDLKGVLEEVLPRIGARSIAFRPIRHPSLHPGRSAEIVYRDQPIGIVGEVLMTVSERFGIAPQHRVVVAELDIPTLLALGLDSVSIRPVSRYQPVEQDFAIVVDEATPAAEVEAAIRAGAGPLAVAIRLFDVYRGPAIPEGKKSLAFRVIFSAPDRALSDEEIQRLRERIEQHVRRRVKGEFRR
- a CDS encoding histidine--tRNA ligase encodes the protein MTANQSSDLLQPLERLRGMHDVGPERFRRRQRVLRRIQHVIERHGYEFVETPILEPTELFLRKAGPERIAQLYAFTFRNRDIALRPEHTASILRYYIDARQNDPLPLRLAYAGPVFRYERPQAGRTRQFTEIGCELLGAPGASGDAEIIHLASEILESLGIRPRIVIGHVGIVLDYLQRLPLRQRARDWLLWSMERLRKGQEVDLEKDLPGLTGGSTVAQLSRELSEKLAPLDRAELERLVLALLREVGLQVTSGSRTPDEIVRGVLAKLERSTDTETLRRGYAFARELAGLNGTPDSVLPELHRLIERYALDPEPLRQIDQLLTLLAGYGITTDRIELAPGMARGLHYYTGILFEIYPEGDGDLQLCGGGRYDDLAQLLGARSPLPACGFAGGIERIADAATLTNPPAIPRLLVMATTVDALPQAERVAEQLRAQGAIVELDVRQRSLSANRRYARRRGIHRLIVVDLSGTVEEIDLLQGRAGDG
- the hisG gene encoding ATP phosphoribosyltransferase, whose translation is MGEPLRLTIASKGSYEEATLRFLESAGLSVWRPNPRQYVGRLSGIDGVEVLFQRTADIVHQVASGGADLGITGYDLVAELAGDDPNVLVVIDDLGFRRCELVLAVPESWLDITTISDLADLAVEWKRQGRTLRVATKFPNLTREFLLRNGVNYFTLVEGHGALEVAPALGYADLIADLTETGVTLRENRLRVLEGGVILRAQACLIACRRTLRQAPEKLERARLIIEMLEARLRSRRYRLITANVQGRDEDEVVRHVTAHVATTGELGPTVARVYPKSGDTRCGWYEVTIIVPAHLLMQAVDHLRLAGSTGITVTSPDYVFDSRSHAYERLRRALEEPV